In a single window of the Desulfovibrio aminophilus DSM 12254 genome:
- a CDS encoding HAD family hydrolase, whose amino-acid sequence MIHLNIPGFKDLRIEHLVLDYNGTLALDGELLPGVAEALRVLAGEVRVHVLTADTRGNCRERLAGLPVTVSVVEGSPEDQAKLTYIMGLGPRACACVGNGINDRLMFERSGLAVAVLGPEGLAVQALEEADLMVSDVLSALNLFRNPLRLMAGLRR is encoded by the coding sequence ATGATTCATCTGAACATTCCAGGCTTCAAGGATCTGCGGATCGAGCATCTCGTTCTGGATTACAACGGCACGCTGGCCCTGGACGGCGAGCTGCTGCCCGGCGTGGCGGAGGCTTTGCGTGTCCTGGCCGGAGAGGTCCGCGTGCATGTGCTCACGGCGGACACCCGGGGCAATTGCCGCGAACGGCTGGCCGGACTGCCGGTGACGGTGAGCGTGGTGGAGGGAAGCCCGGAGGATCAGGCCAAGCTGACCTACATCATGGGCCTGGGGCCCCGGGCCTGCGCCTGCGTGGGCAACGGGATCAACGACCGGCTCATGTTCGAACGCAGCGGGCTGGCCGTGGCCGTGCTCGGGCCGGAAGGGCTGGCAGTGCAGGCCTTGGAGGAGGCCGACCTGATGGTGTCGGACGTGCTTTCGGCCTTGAATCTCTTCCGCAATCCCCTGCGGCTCATGGCCGGTCTGCGGCGCTGA
- a CDS encoding sodium:solute symporter family protein: MVSKLIVSVIYFAVVFYLGYKGWKETKSHADYLLAGRRMGPFVMAMSYGATFISTSAIIGFGGVAANFGFAIMWLVFLNIFVGIFVAFAIFGKRTRRMGLALDSHTFPELLGRRYRSKFMQSFSGAVIFLFIPLYAAAVLIGICRMMEVSLSVDFHLALVLMTLILAVYVITGGLKAVMYTEAFQGAIMVGMMLMLLVVAYSKLGGVAQAHQTLTDMAPLVPEKLKAIGLLGWTQGIAFPSPLWMIMYTSLIYGVGFGVLAQPQLIVRFMTVPSDRELNRGVIYGGLFILLIPGVAYVVGALSNAIFFQQFGKISIDMAQGNVDKIIPTFIETIMPPWYSTLFLLAMFAAAMSTLASQYHVGGTALGRDVCEQFSKTAKAKPGPVARAAVTATVFITLLWAWVLPESIIARATAFFFGLCLASFLPAFLLGLYWRGMTKTGALASLFGGFLASMFWMFFVNKQLAETFGICKALTDQSTLLAGAAPGTWPFLLQFVDPNVMALPVSFALAVLASLVSTKFETEHLDRCWRNY, from the coding sequence ATGGTCAGCAAACTGATCGTCTCGGTCATCTATTTCGCCGTGGTCTTCTACCTGGGCTACAAGGGCTGGAAGGAGACCAAGAGCCACGCGGACTATCTGCTGGCCGGACGGCGCATGGGCCCCTTCGTCATGGCCATGTCCTACGGCGCGACCTTCATCTCCACCAGCGCCATCATCGGCTTCGGCGGAGTGGCGGCCAACTTCGGCTTCGCCATCATGTGGCTCGTTTTCCTGAACATCTTCGTGGGCATCTTCGTGGCCTTCGCGATCTTCGGCAAGCGCACCCGGCGCATGGGCTTGGCCCTGGATTCGCACACCTTCCCGGAACTTCTCGGGCGTCGCTACCGTTCCAAGTTCATGCAGTCCTTTTCCGGGGCGGTCATCTTCCTCTTCATCCCGCTCTACGCCGCGGCCGTGCTCATCGGCATCTGCCGAATGATGGAGGTCTCGCTCAGCGTGGACTTCCACCTGGCCCTGGTTCTCATGACGCTGATCCTGGCGGTGTACGTCATCACCGGCGGACTGAAGGCCGTCATGTACACCGAGGCCTTCCAGGGAGCCATCATGGTCGGCATGATGCTCATGCTCCTGGTGGTGGCCTACTCCAAGCTCGGCGGAGTGGCCCAGGCCCACCAGACGCTCACGGACATGGCCCCGCTGGTGCCGGAAAAGCTCAAGGCCATCGGTCTCCTGGGCTGGACCCAAGGCATCGCCTTCCCCTCGCCGCTGTGGATGATCATGTACACCTCGCTCATCTACGGCGTGGGCTTCGGCGTCCTGGCCCAGCCCCAGCTCATCGTGCGCTTCATGACCGTGCCCAGCGACCGGGAGCTGAACCGGGGCGTGATCTACGGCGGACTGTTCATCCTGCTCATCCCCGGCGTGGCCTACGTGGTGGGGGCGCTGTCCAACGCGATCTTCTTCCAGCAGTTCGGCAAGATCTCCATCGACATGGCCCAGGGCAACGTGGACAAGATCATCCCCACGTTCATCGAAACCATCATGCCGCCCTGGTATTCGACGCTCTTCCTCCTGGCCATGTTCGCGGCGGCCATGTCCACCCTGGCCTCCCAGTACCACGTGGGCGGCACGGCCCTGGGCCGAGACGTCTGCGAACAGTTCTCCAAGACCGCCAAGGCCAAGCCCGGCCCGGTGGCCCGCGCGGCCGTCACGGCCACGGTCTTCATCACCCTGCTTTGGGCCTGGGTTCTGCCGGAATCCATCATCGCCCGGGCCACGGCCTTCTTCTTCGGCCTCTGCCTGGCCTCCTTCCTGCCCGCATTCCTGCTGGGACTCTACTGGAGAGGCATGACCAAGACCGGGGCCCTGGCCTCGCTCTTCGGCGGCTTTCTCGCCTCCATGTTCTGGATGTTCTTCGTCAACAAGCAGTTGGCCGAGACCTTCGGAATATGCAAGGCCCTGACGGACCAGAGCACGCTGCTGGCCGGAGCCGCCCCCGGCACCTGGCCGTTCCTGCTCCAATTCGTGGACCCCAACGTCATGGCCCTGCCGGTGTCCTTCGCCCTGGCCGTGCTGGCGAGCCTGGTGAGCACGAAATTCGAGACCGAGCACCTGGACCGGTGTTGGCGCAATTACTGA
- a CDS encoding patatin-like phospholipase family protein: MDFGLALGAGGARGLAHAGLLRGLLRAGVRPRRVAGSSIGALVGAVFCGGDLEGFCRWAADLSRLEALRLADPVFPRAGLLEGGRLMETLGEFLRVRRLEDCSPPLAVVAVRARDGEPLVLTHGTLLDAVRASIAVPGVLTPGLWEGQPMLDGALAEPLPVGPCRRLGGGAVVAVDVSRDLLEPQAERNGDTASPLTGFLKDNAARLLTALGPRLGGGQALAAELLNRWLEEDAGDPLPSIVETIIGALGIAQRTIKAERLRADPPDHLLAPAVGHIRFLDFHRGAEALAAGERAADDLLRVLPNAAG; encoded by the coding sequence ATGGACTTCGGATTGGCTCTGGGCGCTGGCGGCGCCCGCGGGCTGGCCCACGCCGGTCTTCTGCGCGGCCTGCTGCGGGCCGGGGTGCGGCCGCGCCGCGTGGCCGGCTCGAGCATCGGGGCCCTTGTCGGCGCGGTGTTCTGCGGAGGCGACCTGGAGGGTTTCTGCCGCTGGGCCGCAGATCTCTCCCGGCTGGAGGCCCTGCGCCTGGCCGATCCGGTCTTTCCCCGCGCCGGGCTTCTGGAGGGAGGGCGGCTCATGGAGACCCTGGGCGAGTTTCTGCGCGTCCGGCGGCTGGAGGACTGTTCGCCTCCGTTGGCCGTGGTGGCCGTGCGGGCCCGCGACGGCGAACCCCTGGTTTTGACCCATGGAACGCTTCTGGACGCCGTGAGGGCCTCCATCGCCGTGCCGGGCGTCCTCACGCCGGGGCTCTGGGAAGGACAGCCCATGCTCGACGGCGCGTTGGCCGAGCCCCTGCCCGTGGGACCATGCCGCCGCCTGGGGGGGGGCGCGGTGGTGGCCGTGGACGTGAGCCGTGACCTGCTGGAGCCCCAGGCGGAACGCAACGGGGATACCGCCTCGCCGCTCACCGGATTTCTCAAAGACAACGCCGCGCGTCTGCTCACGGCCCTGGGGCCGCGCCTGGGCGGCGGGCAGGCCCTGGCCGCCGAACTGTTGAACCGCTGGCTGGAGGAGGACGCGGGCGACCCGCTGCCGAGCATCGTGGAGACCATCATCGGCGCCCTGGGGATCGCCCAGCGGACCATCAAGGCCGAGCGGCTGCGCGCCGATCCTCCCGATCATCTCCTGGCCCCGGCCGTGGGGCACATCCGCTTTCTGGACTTCCATCGCGGGGCCGAGGCCCTGGCGGCCGGGGAGCGGGCCGCCGACGACCTGTTGCGGGTTCTGCCGAACGCGGCCGGTTAG
- a CDS encoding N-acetylmuramoyl-L-alanine amidase yields MRLNLSRPFLSSLRRGLAPALLACVLILAATPSQAATAAEQFSQAYKDFYSLTKDSKRAKLRHEWDKVGESFAEILKKNPKSGVAPKCLFYLGRVQEELGDRSGSDKDYAKALEFYAQFVKRYPRHGWADDCLYRSAELRINRLDQTAQGREDLETLLKRHPKGDQAAKARKLLAQTPTPKAAPAPKAQAPAKPAPRPAPAQAAAEPETPTHESPAGIKGRPAGSGRAVLGEVRYTSSDDYTRVILDVSGEVKYRYQLLPPAPEVNRPHRLYVDLAETTVGKGVPPQVKVSDGILRNIRSGQKDPDTTRVVIDFQELQDYKVFPLSDPYRLVIDVYASAKEEKPARAVLKPEPEDEPAPAPAKKSRKGSPIKPLKLKGSKSMANNLIEQLGLTIDTIMIDPGHGGRDGGAAANGLREKDVNLQFAKILGRKLKDQGFNVLYTRTTDIFIPLEKRTAMANARKADIFISIHCNANTDSRVSGLETYTLNLARTEDAVRVAARENAVDAKRISDLQFILTDLMLNSKMKESTDLAKGVQREVVKSVRANWSLRDHGVREAPFYVLMGAKMPAVLVELGYVTNKAEASRLKSDYYLKYLADGIVEGVLAYKHQIERYAMREF; encoded by the coding sequence ATGCGCTTGAATCTGTCGCGGCCTTTCCTCTCCTCCCTTCGCCGGGGCCTGGCTCCGGCGCTCCTCGCTTGCGTCCTGATCCTGGCGGCGACCCCGTCCCAGGCGGCCACCGCCGCCGAGCAGTTTTCCCAGGCCTACAAGGATTTTTATTCCCTGACCAAGGACTCCAAGCGCGCCAAGCTGCGGCACGAATGGGACAAGGTCGGGGAGTCCTTCGCCGAGATTCTCAAGAAGAACCCCAAGAGCGGCGTGGCCCCAAAATGTCTGTTCTATCTCGGCCGGGTCCAGGAGGAGCTGGGCGACCGGAGCGGCAGCGACAAGGACTACGCCAAGGCGCTGGAGTTCTACGCCCAGTTCGTCAAGCGCTACCCCCGTCACGGCTGGGCCGACGACTGCCTGTACCGGTCGGCGGAATTGCGCATCAATCGCCTGGACCAGACGGCCCAGGGACGCGAGGATCTGGAGACCCTGCTCAAACGGCACCCCAAGGGCGATCAGGCGGCCAAGGCCCGCAAGCTCCTGGCCCAGACTCCGACGCCCAAGGCCGCTCCGGCGCCCAAGGCGCAGGCCCCGGCCAAGCCCGCGCCCCGTCCGGCTCCCGCCCAGGCCGCCGCCGAGCCCGAAACCCCGACCCATGAATCCCCGGCCGGCATCAAGGGCCGCCCGGCGGGCTCGGGCCGCGCCGTGCTCGGCGAGGTCCGTTACACCAGCAGCGACGACTACACCCGCGTCATCCTGGACGTTTCCGGGGAGGTCAAGTACCGCTACCAGCTTCTGCCCCCGGCCCCGGAGGTGAACCGCCCCCACCGGCTCTATGTGGACTTGGCCGAAACCACCGTGGGCAAGGGTGTGCCGCCGCAGGTCAAGGTTTCCGACGGCATCCTGCGCAATATCCGCAGCGGCCAGAAGGATCCGGACACCACCCGGGTGGTCATCGATTTCCAGGAACTTCAGGATTACAAGGTCTTTCCCCTTTCCGACCCCTACCGTCTGGTGATCGACGTCTACGCCTCGGCCAAGGAAGAGAAGCCCGCCCGCGCGGTGCTCAAGCCCGAGCCCGAGGACGAGCCCGCGCCCGCTCCGGCGAAGAAGTCCCGCAAGGGCAGTCCGATCAAGCCGCTCAAGCTCAAGGGCAGCAAGAGCATGGCCAACAACCTGATCGAGCAGCTGGGCCTGACCATCGACACGATCATGATCGATCCGGGCCACGGCGGCCGGGATGGCGGCGCGGCCGCCAACGGTCTGCGCGAGAAGGACGTCAATCTCCAGTTCGCCAAGATCCTGGGCCGCAAGCTCAAGGACCAGGGCTTCAACGTTCTCTACACGCGCACCACGGACATCTTCATCCCCCTGGAGAAGCGCACGGCCATGGCCAACGCCCGCAAGGCCGACATCTTCATCTCCATCCACTGCAACGCCAACACCGACAGCCGGGTCAGCGGCCTGGAGACCTACACCCTGAACTTGGCCCGCACTGAGGACGCCGTGCGCGTGGCCGCCCGTGAGAACGCGGTGGACGCCAAGCGCATCAGCGACCTGCAGTTCATCCTCACCGACCTCATGCTCAACTCCAAGATGAAGGAGAGCACGGATCTGGCCAAGGGCGTGCAGCGCGAGGTGGTCAAGTCCGTACGCGCCAACTGGAGCCTGCGCGACCACGGCGTGCGCGAGGCTCCATTCTACGTGCTCATGGGCGCGAAGATGCCCGCCGTGCTCGTGGAACTGGGCTACGTCACCAACAAGGCCGAGGCCTCCCGCCTCAAGTCCGACTACTACCTGAAGTACCTCGCCGACGGCATCGTCGAAGGCGTCCTGGCCTACAAGCACCAGATCGAACGCTACGCCATGCGCGAGTTCTAG
- a CDS encoding chemotaxis protein CheD: MQQVIVVNISDMKVSRKPGDVLTTYSLGSCVGVAAWDPKALVGGLIHCLLPLSTSSPLRAQENPYMFVNTGVGTMLKTLFRMGATRESIILKAAGGADMRGDDLFHTGARNTEVLRELLTRHGFTLAAAEFGGSIPRGLTLFTDTGRVSVKTFGKEHDL, translated from the coding sequence ATGCAGCAGGTGATCGTGGTCAACATCTCGGACATGAAGGTCTCCAGGAAACCGGGGGACGTGCTCACGACCTACTCCCTGGGCTCCTGCGTGGGTGTGGCCGCCTGGGATCCCAAGGCCCTGGTGGGAGGCCTCATCCACTGCCTGCTGCCGCTGTCCACCTCTTCACCCCTGCGGGCCCAGGAAAATCCGTACATGTTCGTGAACACCGGCGTGGGAACCATGCTCAAGACCCTCTTCCGCATGGGCGCCACCCGGGAAAGCATCATTCTCAAGGCCGCGGGGGGGGCCGACATGCGCGGCGACGACCTCTTCCATACCGGAGCACGCAACACCGAAGTGTTGCGAGAGCTGCTCACCCGCCACGGCTTCACCCTGGCCGCCGCGGAATTCGGCGGCTCCATCCCGCGCGGCTTGACCCTGTTCACGGACACCGGCAGGGTGTCGGTCAAGACCTTCGGCAAGGAGCACGACCTATGA
- a CDS encoding HDOD domain-containing protein produces the protein MSRREEILARVKTVEALPSAIRQAIDLLADADADMGELARIIEYDPGLTANVLRLVNSSYFGGLRTITSLREAVVRLGAGQVFQLLIACGVIPCMRAEIKGYGLPRGMLLEHSVVTAVAARTVARELGLTAPDHTFTAALLSNIGKIVLGTFLEVDAAPILDIVTRRGLSFEEAEEAVLGVSHDEVGAALLEHWRLPESIVYVVRWRLKTEQAPRRDLALDLVHMGSALAMMTGLGVGLDGLNYRPSPEAARRLGLDTAGLETALASVITALDEVRALFS, from the coding sequence ATGAGCCGACGCGAGGAAATCCTGGCCCGCGTCAAGACCGTGGAGGCCCTGCCATCGGCCATCCGGCAGGCCATCGATCTGCTCGCGGACGCGGACGCGGACATGGGCGAACTGGCCCGGATCATCGAGTACGACCCCGGCCTGACCGCCAACGTCCTGCGGCTGGTCAACTCCTCCTATTTCGGCGGCCTGCGGACCATCACCTCCCTGCGCGAGGCCGTGGTCCGGCTCGGCGCGGGACAGGTCTTCCAATTGCTCATCGCCTGCGGCGTGATCCCCTGCATGCGCGCCGAGATCAAGGGCTACGGCCTGCCCCGAGGCATGCTCCTGGAACATTCGGTGGTCACCGCCGTGGCCGCGCGGACCGTGGCCCGCGAACTGGGCCTGACCGCGCCGGACCACACCTTCACCGCGGCGCTCCTGTCCAACATCGGCAAGATCGTGCTCGGCACCTTTCTGGAGGTGGACGCCGCACCCATCCTGGACATCGTCACGCGCCGGGGCCTGAGCTTCGAAGAAGCGGAGGAGGCCGTGCTCGGCGTCAGCCACGACGAGGTGGGCGCGGCCCTGTTGGAGCACTGGCGTCTGCCCGAATCCATCGTCTACGTGGTGCGCTGGCGACTGAAAACCGAACAGGCCCCTCGCCGGGATCTGGCTCTGGACTTGGTGCACATGGGCAGCGCCCTGGCCATGATGACCGGGCTCGGAGTGGGTCTGGACGGACTCAACTACCGCCCGTCTCCGGAGGCGGCCCGACGCCTGGGGCTGGACACGGCGGGACTGGAGACGGCCCTGGCCTCGGTGATCACGGCCCTGGATGAGGTGCGGGCCCTGTTCAGTTGA
- a CDS encoding phage regulatory CII family protein, translating to MKGEIIRQAQQAVLEGGKPAREVAEAIGKPYSTLLRELNPFDAQAKLGAETLLEIMRVTDNVDPLRTMAKALGFELVGVCLPARAARSRRSRLDGERDRAAKSA from the coding sequence ATGAAAGGCGAGATCATCAGGCAGGCGCAGCAGGCCGTGCTGGAAGGCGGGAAACCGGCTCGGGAGGTGGCCGAGGCCATCGGCAAGCCCTATTCCACGCTTTTGCGTGAACTCAATCCCTTCGACGCGCAGGCCAAGCTCGGCGCGGAGACCCTGCTGGAGATCATGCGCGTGACCGACAATGTGGACCCTCTGCGGACCATGGCCAAGGCCCTGGGGTTCGAACTGGTGGGCGTCTGCCTGCCCGCGCGCGCGGCCCGGAGCCGGCGTTCCCGGCTGGATGGGGAGCGGGATCGGGCGGCCAAATCTGCTTGA
- a CDS encoding sigma-54-dependent transcriptional regulator, translating into MARVLIADGDEQRRIDLAGAVRDEGHQVDLAGDGEIVLNLTRGQVYDAVCLDLDLPGGEDLLARLRALPDPPEIIALASESDPAAMEDALRSGAWECLGTPCAPQLALAPLRRALRSRARRADLEPRILQRDNLVGESPRLRICLDRLAQAAACEVDVLISGETGTGKELFARAIHENSRRRQEPFVVVDCTALPATLAESILFGHARGAFTGADTARDGLVREAHGGTLFLDEVGELPLDLQAKFLRVLQERRFRPVGSTREVESRFRLVAATNRDIAAMAEQRTFRVDLMFRLRAFVIELPPLRERKDDIKDLVHHYLARTGGRFQGGIKGVSPDFVQALWRHDWPGNVRELFQVLETSLASAQAEPTLYPQHLPMDLRVKLVREAARPSAGPPGDGREGMPMPELQPWREYRDKAMDVIERLYFRDLAAHCRGDMIHACRISGLKPARLYQLLKKHGAGRSGGRT; encoded by the coding sequence ATGGCGCGGGTTCTCATCGCGGACGGGGACGAGCAGCGGCGGATCGACCTGGCCGGGGCCGTTCGCGACGAGGGGCACCAGGTGGACTTGGCCGGAGACGGCGAGATCGTGCTGAATCTGACGCGCGGGCAGGTCTACGACGCCGTCTGCCTGGACCTGGATCTGCCCGGCGGGGAGGATCTGCTGGCGCGTCTGCGGGCTCTGCCCGATCCGCCGGAGATCATCGCCCTGGCCTCCGAAAGCGACCCAGCCGCCATGGAAGACGCCCTGCGCAGCGGAGCCTGGGAGTGCCTGGGCACACCCTGCGCACCTCAACTGGCGCTGGCCCCGCTGCGCCGCGCCCTGCGCTCACGCGCCCGGCGGGCGGACCTCGAGCCGCGCATCCTCCAACGCGACAATCTTGTCGGCGAAAGTCCCCGGCTGCGTATCTGCCTGGACCGCCTGGCCCAGGCCGCGGCCTGCGAAGTGGATGTGCTCATCAGCGGCGAAACCGGCACGGGCAAGGAACTCTTCGCCCGGGCCATTCACGAGAACAGCCGCCGACGCCAGGAACCCTTCGTGGTCGTGGACTGCACGGCCCTGCCCGCCACCCTGGCCGAGAGCATCCTCTTCGGCCACGCCCGGGGGGCTTTCACCGGCGCGGATACGGCCCGCGACGGCCTGGTGCGCGAAGCCCACGGCGGCACCCTCTTCCTGGACGAGGTCGGCGAACTGCCCCTGGATTTGCAGGCCAAGTTCCTGCGCGTGCTCCAGGAACGCCGCTTCCGGCCCGTGGGCTCCACCCGCGAGGTGGAGAGCCGTTTCCGCCTGGTGGCCGCGACCAACCGGGACATCGCGGCCATGGCCGAACAGCGGACCTTCCGGGTGGATCTCATGTTCCGGCTGCGGGCCTTCGTCATCGAACTGCCGCCCCTGCGGGAGCGCAAGGACGACATCAAGGATCTGGTGCATCATTACCTGGCCCGCACGGGCGGCCGCTTCCAGGGCGGCATCAAGGGCGTCTCGCCGGACTTCGTTCAGGCTCTCTGGCGGCACGACTGGCCAGGCAACGTGCGCGAACTCTTCCAGGTTCTGGAGACGAGTCTGGCCTCGGCCCAGGCCGAGCCGACCCTCTACCCCCAGCACCTGCCCATGGATCTGCGGGTGAAGCTCGTCCGCGAGGCGGCCCGGCCCTCCGCCGGCCCGCCGGGGGACGGGCGGGAGGGCATGCCCATGCCCGAGCTGCAACCCTGGCGAGAATACCGCGACAAGGCCATGGACGTCATCGAGCGGCTCTACTTCCGCGACCTCGCCGCCCATTGCCGGGGCGACATGATCCACGCCTGCCGGATATCCGGGCTCAAGCCCGCGCGGCTTTACCAACTGCTGAAAAAGCACGGCGCCGGACGTTCCGGCGGCAGGACCTGA
- a CDS encoding response regulator yields MSPKRPLTVLVVEDNPVNREVVCCFLADLGHAARVATNGLEALAALAEGPCDIVLMDLEMPLMDGFEATRRIRLGEAGEVGRRVPIVAVTAHSLPEFRRRCLETGMNAFTAKPVRLEALMETIRDLCPNVFGRPVLDVRKGLDNLNGKRELYERICATFLDDIPPRRRALLQGRDSGDNAALEHQAHSLKGSAGLVGALGLQEAARALETCARDGGELDRCLEGLLHSLDSLERELRSRRGAPAVNAPEPGCAGTRSG; encoded by the coding sequence ATGAGCCCGAAACGACCGCTGACCGTCCTGGTGGTGGAGGACAATCCCGTGAACCGGGAGGTGGTCTGCTGCTTCCTCGCGGATCTGGGCCACGCCGCCCGCGTCGCGACCAACGGCCTGGAGGCCCTGGCCGCCCTGGCCGAGGGGCCCTGCGACATCGTGCTCATGGACCTGGAGATGCCGCTCATGGACGGCTTCGAGGCCACCCGCCGCATCCGTCTGGGCGAGGCGGGAGAGGTCGGCCGCCGCGTGCCCATCGTGGCCGTCACGGCCCACTCGCTGCCCGAATTCCGCCGCCGCTGCCTGGAGACCGGCATGAACGCCTTCACGGCCAAGCCGGTGCGCCTGGAGGCTCTGATGGAGACCATCCGGGATCTCTGCCCGAACGTCTTCGGGCGGCCGGTGCTGGACGTGCGCAAGGGACTGGACAACCTGAACGGCAAGCGGGAGCTGTACGAGCGCATCTGCGCCACGTTCCTGGACGACATCCCGCCCCGCCGCCGGGCCCTGCTCCAGGGACGCGACTCCGGGGACAACGCGGCCCTGGAACATCAGGCCCATTCCCTCAAGGGTTCGGCCGGACTGGTGGGCGCGCTCGGATTGCAGGAGGCGGCGCGGGCCCTGGAGACCTGCGCCCGGGACGGCGGCGAACTGGACCGCTGCCTGGAGGGCCTGCTCCACTCTCTGGATTCGCTGGAGCGCGAGCTGCGCTCACGCCGGGGCGCCCCGGCCGTCAACGCGCCGGAGCCCGGGTGCGCAGGAACGCGCTCAGGTTGA
- a CDS encoding DNA-binding response regulator: MRDTQTTARARILVVDDDPVFRVYFAGILEDMGHELLEAADGEEGLRRFREAAPDMVLLDLRMPRLDGLAVLDAMAAEAPGVPVVVVSATTEIRNAVGALRRGAWDYVVKPIQDPDLLRHVLDKALAHARVLRENWRYHERLAEEVRAKTLELTEANERLAQEKSQVEGMNVTLRNVLGAVEREKRAIVQEFGAGIVGRVLPVAERMARESSPEVRARFLTVLREELSRLCGDGGPGPALFGLTPTEMEVCRYLELGRGSKEIADLLNCSMETVQTHRKNIRAKLGIKGEKVNLSAFLRTRAPAR; encoded by the coding sequence ATGAGGGATACGCAGACGACGGCCAGGGCCCGCATCCTGGTGGTGGACGACGATCCGGTCTTCCGCGTCTATTTCGCGGGCATCCTTGAGGACATGGGGCACGAGCTCCTGGAGGCCGCCGACGGCGAGGAGGGGTTGCGGCGCTTCCGCGAGGCCGCGCCGGACATGGTCCTGCTCGACCTGCGCATGCCCCGGCTGGACGGCTTGGCCGTGCTCGACGCCATGGCCGCCGAGGCCCCGGGAGTGCCCGTGGTGGTGGTTTCGGCCACCACCGAGATCCGCAACGCGGTGGGGGCGTTGCGGCGGGGAGCCTGGGACTACGTGGTCAAGCCCATCCAGGATCCCGACCTTCTGCGGCATGTGCTGGACAAGGCCCTGGCCCACGCCCGCGTACTGCGCGAGAACTGGCGCTATCACGAGCGCTTGGCCGAAGAGGTCCGCGCCAAGACCCTCGAACTGACCGAGGCCAACGAGCGCCTGGCCCAGGAGAAGTCGCAGGTGGAGGGCATGAACGTCACCCTGCGCAACGTGCTCGGCGCGGTGGAGCGGGAGAAGCGGGCCATCGTCCAGGAATTCGGCGCGGGGATCGTCGGCCGCGTCCTGCCCGTGGCCGAGCGCATGGCCCGGGAGTCCTCCCCGGAGGTGCGGGCGCGTTTCCTCACGGTGCTGCGCGAGGAGTTGTCCAGGCTCTGCGGCGACGGCGGGCCGGGGCCGGCCCTGTTCGGCCTGACTCCCACGGAGATGGAGGTCTGCCGCTATCTGGAGCTGGGCAGGGGGAGCAAGGAGATCGCCGATCTATTGAACTGCTCCATGGAGACCGTGCAGACCCACCGCAAGAACATTCGGGCCAAGCTCGGGATCAAGGGCGAGAAAGTCAACCTGAGCGCGTTCCTGCGCACCCGGGCTCCGGCGCGTTGA